One uncultured Carboxylicivirga sp. genomic window, AGAGGAATGATTAATAATAAGTAATAGAGATACGAACTATTTTTTTGTTCGACAGGGCTGACATTACCCGTTATAACATAGTTTGCCCAATAATAAGGATGCGCTTTAATAGCATCTGAGGTTTTAATAAATTCTATTTTTGCCTTTCGTAAAGCTTCATCTTTAAACATTGCATCTTTCAACTGACTATAGAAGAGTTCTGTCAGTTTCGCTCCCGATTCATCATGAACTGCCCACAAAGTAAACACTTGTGTTTCAACACCGGTAAACTTAAATGCTCGTGCCAGACTAATCAATCCTTCACCCGTTTTTCGTCGACCCCTTCCGGTACTGCACGAACTTAAAACAACCATTGGAGAATTCAGATCATAGTTATACAGTTCATAGGCTTTCAATACCTCATTAGAATCATTAATTGCTGAAAATACCAATTGAGAATTTAACGGTAACAACTCATCATTTAAAGAATGCATGGCCAAATGCATTATATTGCCGGAATAGGCATTATTCAGAAAGTTAGTTTTACTGGCATCTCTTCCTTCATACACCTCTGAATCAAATATCTGACTAATTGTTTCAATTTCCTTTTTAGCAGAGGCTAATGGCATTAAATAGTCATTTATAGCCTGACGAATATTGACCAGAATTGAATCTTTCATTGATTCGTCGCCATAATATTCAGGGGCAAATGAATAAACCTTATTAAAAGATCTTTTCTGCTCACTGTAACAACTTAATATAGCAGCATTATACTCATAACTTATATTAAAACTATTCACCAACCATGGATAGTTTCTCATATCCGGTTTTTGTTGCGAAACCTCATCTGTTAGAAGTGACTCAAATGAAAGATAAGCAAGTTCAGCATGCGGAATTATAATTAAATCTTTCCCTTCAATATTTTCTTTAATGGTTCCAATAAGTTTAGAATATAAATGATATGAGGATCGGGCAAAATTGCGAATACGATCAACAGAATTTCCATCTGCAATAAAAGGTGTTGTAATTTCTTTAATAACAGAATCCAAATCATCATAAAACAACTCACCAATTTCAACTTCATTATATTTAAAATCTCCTTTTGAAATAACAAACTGTATCAAACGATTATCGGACAAAAAATAATCAATTAATACCTGATTGGGACCCAACTTTTCTTGAACCTCTTCAACATCTGTTAATTGCGGCTCATATTTTAACTGATAATATCTAGGATAATTAGTTGAAATGATAAGATTTAAACTATCTAAATTTTTTAAGAACCGATCACGATTATTCATTAAATATTGCAAATCATCAGCATTAGGATCTGCACTCAACTTAAGATGATCCAACTCATTCTGGTAAAATGACAATCTACCTTTTAAGTAATTCTCCTTTTGAATCAAAGAATCGGGAATACCTGCCTTAACCTTAATTTGTTTATCATTTAAGCCAAGCAATAATGAATATGATTTGCCTTTCTGAACAAATTCAAAAGCCTTTTTTAAATATATATTCTGATTTGATGTATTGTATAGATCAAGGTTAATCTTAACCGCCAATTCAATATATTCAGCATATAAATCACCCGTTGCTAATCTGTCCGTATCAAAACTAAGTTGTGATTTTAAAGTTTCTATAGATTGATCTGCCTGTTCTAAATGTTCTATTGCTTTTTGTAAATAATCGCTTTTTTGGGTTTGTTCATAAATACCATAATATGCCTTTCCCAAATTAAGGTTAACTCTTTTAAACAAACGCGATACCCGTGATGAATTTTTTTGCTGAATCTCATTTACATACTTAACATTAACCTGCTGATAAATATCTTTCAACAATTGAACAACTCTTAAATAATCTTTTTTCCCTAAATAAGCCAGAGCCATATCATTGGTATTATCCCAATATTCGTATGGCGCATAATTATCATTATTTTTTAATATATTATCAAGTTGCTCAAAAAACTCTATACTCTTATCATAATCCTTCAAGGTCAAATAAGTCCATGCAGCTTGGTTATTAAACGAGTTACTTTTTAAATATTGATCTTTCTCCCTAGCCAAAACGACAGCTGTATCGAGATATTCTTTTGCTAGGTAAATTTCATCAAGACTTGCGAATAAAAAAGCAATACTGGCATAACTATTATATAATGTTTTTGCCTTCTTAATCTTAGTTTCAGCAATAGATTGTTTTGCATATTGAATACTCAATTTTTTATTATCCAAATCTTTATAGATTCTGGCTATTTGCTTACATGATTCAGGCCTGAAATTTCTATAACTTACAATTGGTTTAGTTATACTCAAAGCCTTTTGATAATAATTTAATGCTTCTGTATATCTTCCTCTTTTGAATAAATAAAAACCTTGCCTGTTATATAACAGACTTAATTCAGATATGTAAGAACTTATATTAGAAAGGTAAAATTCTTCAAGCTTTTTTGCTGTCATATCAAATTCAACTGACAACCCTATATCATTGCAATAAAGTAAATATGTACTATATAAATATTCATTATACCTGTTAACGGATTTATTAAACTCTTGATTTAAAATATTTTTAAATAAAAAATCAGCTTCCTCATATCTTTTATATTTAATACCTATAATCTTAAGGTAAGCTGCTGATGAAATGTTATAACCTTCAATATCTTTATTCTCAATGAGAAGTTTCTTTGAAAGCTCAAATGACTTCTTTAAATTCTCTAATTCTTTTACTCTGTTTTTGTTAGTATAACAAATAGCTAAATTGTGATATATCTTTCCCTGAATACTATCTGGCAACTGATGTTTTGAAGGTAAAGTAAGCAGATTTTCAAAAATAGGCAAAGCAATTTCTTTCTGATTATTACCAAGAAAAGCACATGCTGAATAAAAGGATAAATATCTAATAAACTCATCATTAGCATGCAATTGATTTAACTCTCCAACAAACTTAAGTGCTTGCTCATTTTCATCTAGTTGTATTAATGCTTTAAAAACATGTGATAATATTACCAGGTCTTCCTTACTGGACAAATAGTTTCCTTTTTTAGTGAGATAATTAACACCTTTTTCTATTACAATACTAAAATTATTACTGTAATATGCCGAGATAATTTCTCTTTCAATAGAATCTTTACTACTTTGAGCGCACAGACTCATCACTAATAAAAGATTAGTAATCAAAAATATACACCTATGTAAAATATTTTTTTCAAAAAAATCATTTTTTTTTTCAAAAAAGGTGTTACGATTTCAATGTTTTGCAATTAACCTATAAACTAACAAAAAAATAGGTGATGAAAACAATTAAAACAACCCAGGAAAAACGCAATCAATATATAAAGTTCACATCTAAAGATAAGGCTTTTTTAAAAAAGATTATAGGTGGCGAAGGAGAAGATCAAGAAACTGATGATCCTGAATGTAAAATGAGGGTATAATTTTAAGATATAAGTGCTTTGGACGAAGAAACTTATTCGATTATCTCAATTCAAGTATAAATTTAGTCTGAACGCAGACGCAGTTAGTGAAAAGAAGAAAGCGGAGCCCCCCAAAAAGTTTCCCGATACAAGCTTCGCTTCTTCTCTTTCCTATATTTAGAAACGGGAAAACTTGAAGTTATGGCACTAGCAGAAATTAACAGAACTATCAATTGGATAGATCAGGAAATACGTGACCAGCAAACCGGAACTCCAAACCAGTTAGCTGGCAAATTAAGTATGTCTGTACGCATGCTTTATTTTTATTTAGACATGATGCGTGCTTTAGGTGCCGATATAACATATTGTAAAACAAGAATGACTTTTGCATACGCAAAAACCGGGCATTTCATTAATGGGACCAAGTGGGTCGAGGATTAAATTACCTCTTACCATTCCATCATAATTTCTGCTTATGGATGTTTCAATAATAAATAGTATTTTAACATCGTTGAAACATTATCATGCCTCAGACTACCATTTGGAAAAACAATAAATACATACTATTTTCTCGCTTTTATTACAAAGGCATAATAATTTATTGGTTATTACTTCTTTTATTTATTGCAACCATTATAGCTTTACCATTAATTAAAGTTGACGTTAGCACCCAAAGTAGAGGAATCATTAATACCGTTAATAAATTAAGCCCTATCTCTACCGGTGTAACAGCCAGGGTTATATACCTGAATGTTTTTGAAAATAAAACAGTTAGTTCAGGAGATACTCTAATAATAATGGAGCAAACGGGCATTAACAGTGAAATTATAATAGCCAAAGATCAAATTCAAATATTTGAAACCTATCTTTCCGATCTTGAGAAGTTAGTTAAGTTTGAAGGACTCAACCTGACTACTCCCCTGTATCAACAAGAACAAGCCGATTTTATTAATGGAATCACCAAACTAAAGCGATCAATTAGTAAAAAACAGTTGGAATATGAACGTACAAAGCAACTCTTTTATGATGACGTTCTACCAATATCAACCTTACAAGAAGATTCATTTCAATTAAAGAGTGCTGAAGATGAGCTTTTGGTATTCAAAACTAACACTTTGGCTAAATGGGAATTGGATAAGAAAAATTATACACTTAACATCCAGGACCTGCAAATCAAAATTGAGAACCTTCTGCAACAAAAAAACCAATATTTTATCACAGCCCCTTTTGATGGCAATATCATTTCTTTTAACGGAATAGCTGAAGGAAGTATTGTTAATGAGAATGATATTATTTGCATGCTATCTCCTGAAGATGATTTACTTGCGGAGTGTTACATTTCTCCTTCAGACATTGGCTTAATTTCGAATGGTATGCAAGTTCGGATTCAGGTAGATTCGTATAATTACAATCAATGGGGATTAATGGATGGTACAGTTGTAAGCATTGCCCATGATGTAACAGAGAAAAATGGCCAATTTGTTTATGTTGTTAAAAGTAAAATGCATTCCGATCATCTTATTTTAAGTAATGGATTGAAAGGATACCTAAAGAAAGGCATGAGCATTACCGGCCGTTTTATAGTAACCCAAAGATCACTTTTTCAATTGCTTTTCGACAATGTGAACGACTGGCTAAATCCTAGAATCATTCATCCAAAAGACAACAATGAGTATTAAGGTTCAACAATTTGATCATGCTGATTGTGGTGCTGCCTGCCTCGCATCGGTTGCCAGTTTCTACAATCTGAAACTCCGTCTTTGGAAAATACGTGAATTAGCGGGTACAAACATAAGTGGAACCAGTGCTTACGGTTTATTAAAAGCAGCAGAAAACATAGGATTTGAAGCTAAAGGAATCCAGATTGAGAAAGATGATTTACAGGAAATACCTTTACCTGCCATTGCTCATCTTAAATTACCTGAAGGAGGACATCATTTTGTAGTTATCTACAAAGTAGGCAAGAAAAAGATAAGAATAATGGATCCTGCCGAAGGTCGGTTAATAAAAATGCCTATTTCAAAATTTCTTGAAAAATGGACAGGCATTTGTATTTTATTGCTGCCTTCATTAGATTTTAAAAGTGGAACACATAAAGAGTCTCCGGCACAAAAACTATGGAAACTCATCAGGCCTCACAGTCATATTTTTGTTCAATCGGGAATAGGAGCTTTGGCCTTTTCCACATTAGGTATTTCTACAGCAATTTATATTCAAAAACTCACAGATTTTGTATTGGTTGGCCATAATAAAAACCTACTCAATCTGATGGGTATTTTAATGCTTATCATTATTGGCGTTCAACTAATATTAGGAATGCTTCAATCCTGGTTTGTGCTTCGGGTCGGTCAGAATATCGACAGTACATTAATTACTGGATATTATAAACATCTTCTGAAGTTACCTCAACGCTTTTTTGACAGTATGAGAGTTGGTGAACTGATTTCGAGGATTAACGATGCTATTAAAATAAGGACATTCATTAACCAGGTGGCTGTGGAAGCAACTGTTGATGTTTTAATCATATTGATTGCCTTTTTAGTGATGGCTTTTATAAACTGGAAACTATCATTATTGGCATTACTTGTTATACCTGTTTACTTTGTTGTATTTTTCCTCACCAATAAGGCTAACCGAAAAATAGAACGTGACAAAATGAAGAAGACTGCCAAACTGGAAATTCAGTTGGTTGAATCGCTAAAAGCCGGAAAAACAATTAAACAAATGGGAGCCGAAGATTACTTCATCAATAAAACCGAAACACGATTGATGGAGGTATTGGAAGAAGTTTATAAATCGGGCAAAATTGAAATATTATCTTCTTATAATCTAATCGGTATCAACCGGCTCATTACCATTTTAATACTTTGGACAGGCGCATTGAGTGTTATCAATCAACAGTTAACACCCGGACAATTGATGTCATTTTTTGCTATCACGAGTTTTTTTACCGGACCTGTGTCCCGTTTAATTGGTATGAACAAAACAGTTCAGGGTGCCATAATTGCTACAGATCGTCTTTTTGAAATACTTGATCTTGAAAGAGAAACAGAAGGAAGAGACGAAAATACTTCAGAGGAAAAACTGACTATTGGAGACATCAAATTTCAAGATGTACATTTTCAATATACCCTCGAACAGGACTTATTTAAAAACCTCACCTTTACCATTAAAAAGGGCAGCATCACAGCTTTGGTTGGAGATAGTGGCTCTGGCAAATCTACAATTGGATACCTTTTACAAGGTCTATACCCTGTCTCTTCAGGTCATATTACCCTTGGACATGAAGATATAACGCAGGTTAATCTTACCCGCCTTCGAAAAACGGTAGGTATTGTACCTCAGAACATTGAACTCTTTGCCGGTAATCTTATTGAAAATATTGCATTAGGAGATTATAAGCCCAATATTAAGCGAATTCACGAAATTATAGATCTGCTCAAATTAGATGATATCATTGAAGCCCTTCCTGAAGGGCTCAATACATGGTTGGGGGAAAATGCCAATCAGCTTTCTGGTGGTCAACGGCAACGTTTAGCTATTGCTCGAATGCTATATCTAAATCCTGAAATCTATGTCTTTGATGAAGCAACATCCTTTTTGGATGACAGAACTGAACAGGGTATAAAAAACCTCATTACGGTACTTAAACATCAAGGCAAAACCATTATTATGGTAGCCCACAGAATGAGCACTATTAATATTGCCGAGCAAATTATAGTTTTTGAAAAAGGAAGAATAATTGAATCGGGGACTTACGAAGAACTCCTACAAGTAAATGGCCGATTCTTTGAAATGGTTCAACACCACAGAAAGAGCTAGTCTAATAGTTTATTCTTCATTTCTTTGTACTTTTGCGCTTCTTTCAAACTCGAAATGAAGTTAAAAAACCGCTATAATCAACATTATTGGCCCAATGCAAAGTTGGCCACTCCTATAATATTAGCTCAAGCAGGACAAATGCTGGTAAACCTTGCTGATACCTTAATGGTCGGGCAGGTTGGCACTACTCCTTTGGCTGCAGCTTCGTTTGCCAACAGCATCTTTATTAACATTTTATATTTAGGAGTTGGTATCTCTTTCGCTCTAACACCTTTGGTAGGCAAAGCTTTTGGCGCAAGAAACAATCAGGAATGTGCTTTTTGGTTAAAACAAGGACTTTGGGCGAACCTAATTATAGGAGGTATTTTAACCCTCATTGCCGGAAGTTTCTATTTTGCACTACCCTATCTTGGACAAGAAGGAAGTGTTTGGAAAGAAGCCGGCCCATACTACATCCTAATGGTTTTATCTATTATTCCACTGCAGTTTTTTAATACTTATAAGCAGTTTACAGAAGGATTGAGCAATACTAAAATAGCCATGGTTATTACTATTGGGGGTAATATCTTAAATGTTATTCTCAATTTTATATTTATCTACGGATACTTTGGAATGCCAGCACTTGGTTTATTCGGAGCCGGCATTGGCACACTAGTTTCTCGTATTGCAATGTCATTATCGTTTGCACTTATATTACCCAAAATAAAACGCTTTAAAAATTACATCAAAACAGACCACAATCCAATTTCACTAATCGCATTTAAAAAAATCATCAAACTGGGCATACCCATTGGATTACAATTTGTTATTGAAATATTCGCTTTTAGTCTGGGTAGTATAATGATGGGATGGATAAATGCAGAAAGTCTGGCTGCCCATCAGATTGTATTAAGTCTGGCCAGTTTAACCTACATGATGTCATCAGGATTAGCTTCAGCAACCACTATTAAAGTAAGTATTTTCAGAGGTAAAAAACTATTCAACGAAATTAAGAACACCGCCTTTGCTTCGTTGCATCTGGTTATCATGTTCATGAGTTTTACAGGTCTATTATTTTTTACGCTTCGCTACCTTCTTCCATCACTATTTGTGAATGATCAGGAAGTTATCATACTGGCTTCAAGTCTCATGATGATTGCTGCCTTTTTTCAGATTTTCGATGGCATTCAGGTTGTTTCGCTTGGCATTTTAAGGGGTTTGGAAGATGTTGTGGCTCCGGTTGTCGGAGCTGGAATTGCCTATTTACTATTATCTGTGCCAACGGGTTATTTGGTTACTTTCATCTTCGACTTTGGTCCCGTTGGAATTTGGATTGGATACCTTGTAGGACTGTCTTCTGCGGGTACATTTTTATTACTAAGATTTAGAATGCTTTATCGAAGAAATTATGAATAAGACTTACATAGATGTTATCAACACTGCACAAGAAGTCACTTTTGAAAAAGTTCAAGGAAAAACAGTTGTTGTAATCGATGTTTTAAGAGCAACTTCTGTAATGACTACCGCCATACAAAATAATGCAGAACAAATCATCCCGGTATTAACTCCTGAAGAAGCCTTCAAAATCAAAGAAAAGATTGGAGATAAAGCCGTTCTTGGTGGTGAGCGTCATGCTGAATTAATTCCGGGTTTTGACTATGGTAACTCTCCACTTTCGTATACAAGTGAAGTAATCGAAGGTAAATCACTCATCATCACAACTACCAATGGTACATTAGCCATAAGAAATGCTTTAGCTGCCGATGAATTATTGATTGCATCATTTTTAAATGCTCAGGCAATAGTTAATCATTTACGAAACACTGAAGATATTATACTGATTTGTTCGGGAAACAATGGCGTTTATACCCTGGAAGATAATTTATGTGCAGGATATATAATTAGCTTATTTGAAAATGAATTGATAAACTTTCAACTATCTGATTCTGCATTATCATCCTTCAATCTGTATTCGAGTACTCAAAACGATGTACACAAACTTGCCTCCAAAGGCCATCACTACAACGTGTTAAAAAACAAAAACTTTGATAAGGATTTGAAAGAATGCTTTACAAAAAGCAAGTATAATGTGGTTCCTAAATGGGATGGAAAAAGCATAATAAAGGCTGTTTAGTATATTTTTAAACAGCCTTTCAAATTTTATTCAATAATCCGGTTCAGAATGATATGAGCTACAATTCCTCCCACCATTAAGAACCCAGAAAGCACTAATAAACCATTACCAACTGGAGTGTTCATCATGTATACCAGTAAAATGACAACTCCTAAAAGAATTAACAAGATTCCGAAATTTTTCAATATTTGATTCATAGCGATTTATTTAGGTACGATTAAATATACCAACAAAATCGAAAATTTAAAACAACCATCTGTTAATAAATAAGATTTCTAAGAGCAACTGATATTTATATCTTTGCATCACTCGTTGGTTTTACAGACTTGAATTTTCAAAAATGTGCATACCAGCATTTGAGTAAAAACATTAAATTTTTCAACATTGGCTAAATCAAAACAAGATACTGTTCAAACACCATTAATGAAACAATACTATAGCATTAAGGATAAGTACCCTGATGCCATTTTACTTTTCAGAGTTGGTGATTTTTATGAAACGTTTTCCGAAGACGCAATTAAAGCTTCGGAGATTCTGGGTATAACACTTACCCGAAGAGCCAATGGTTCAGCTTCGTATGTTGAGCTTGCCGGTTTTCCTCATCACGCCCTTGATACTTATTTACCTAAACTGGTACGTGCAGGTCAAAGAGTTGCTGTATGCGATCAGTTGGAAGATCCTAAGGCAACCAAAACCATTGTAAAAAGAGGTGTAACTGAGTTGGTGACACCAGGTGTTGCCATCAACGACAATATTCTTGAACACAAAGAGAATAATTTCCTTGCAAGTGTTCATTTTGATAAAAAAGTAGCTGGTGTAGCTTTTTTAGATATATCCACGGGTGAATTTTTAACATCAGAAGGCTCATTCGAATATGTTGAAAAGCTTCTGGGTAACTTCAAACCTAAAGAAGTTTTATACGAAAAAGGTAAAAGAGCCATTTTTGAAGAAGCATTCGGACCCAAATATTATACCTATGCTTTTGATGACTGGGCTTTTGCCCCGGATTCGGCTCACGATAGATTATTAAAACATTTCGAAACTAATTCGTTAAAAGGATTTGGCGTTCATAACCTGAGTTACGGCATCACGGCTGCCGGCGCTATTATGCACTATCTCGATCTGACTCAACATCATAAAGTTCAGCACATAACTACTTTAGGTCGAATTGATGAAGATAAGTATGTTTGGCTGGATAAGTTTACTATCCGTAATCTTGAACTTTTCAGTTCCTTAAACGAAGGCGGACGATCACTAACCGATGTTATAGATCATACAATCAGCCCCATGGGATCGCGCATGTTGAAACGTTGGGTGGCACTTCCGCTAAAGGATGTTAAACCAATCAATGATCGTTTAAGTGTAGTTGAATATTTCTTTAAAGAACCTGAACTCAAAGACTCTATTATGGATGCTTTGCATTCAATAGGAGATTTGGAGAGATTGGTTGCAAAAGTTGCCGCCGGCAGAATCACACCTCGCGAATTAATACAACTTAAGATGGCCTTATTTGCCATAGATCCCATTAAAGAAGGATGTTTATCAAGCAGTAACGAACATTTGAAGCATATTGGAGATCAATTAAACGGATGTGCAACCATACGCGAACGAATTCATCGTGAGATTCAGGCTGAACCGCCTGCTTTACTTTCAAAAGGAGGAGTCATTCAGGAAGGTGTGTCTGTTGAATTGGATGATTTAAGAAAGATAGCCTATTCCGGTAAGGATTATTTGGCTAATCTTCAGCAACGATTGAGTGAAGAAACCAATATACCCAGCATAAAAATTGCATTTAACAATGTATTCGGTTACTATATTGAAGTACGAAACACACACAAAGACAAAGTACCACAGGAATGGATCAGAAAACAAACTTTGGTAAGTGCTGAAAGATATATTACCGAAGAATTAAAAGAGTATGAATCCAAAATTCTGGGAGCTGAAGAGAAAATACTTGCAATAGAGACCAGACTTTACAATGATTTGATTGTAGCTGTTTCTGAATTCATTACAGTCATTCAATTAAATGCAATGTTGTTATCCAAAATTGATGTAATGGTTGCATTTAATAATCTGGCAGGAGAATCTAAATTGATTCGTCCGGTTGTTAATGATTCACTCGAACTGACAATTAAAGCCGGTCGTCATCCTGTTATAGAAAAACAGCTTCCTATTGGCGAATCATATGTACCAAACGATGTTTATCTTAACAATGATACCCAACAGATAATCATTATTACGGGACCTAATATGGCCGGTAAGTCGGCATTGCTTCGTCAAACTGCTTTGATTACTCTGATGGCTCAGATAGGATGTTATGTTCCGGCTGAGGCCGCATCAATTGGAGTGGTTGATAAAATATTTACCAGAGTTGG contains:
- a CDS encoding CHAT domain-containing protein translates to MSLCAQSSKDSIEREIISAYYSNNFSIVIEKGVNYLTKKGNYLSSKEDLVILSHVFKALIQLDENEQALKFVGELNQLHANDEFIRYLSFYSACAFLGNNQKEIALPIFENLLTLPSKHQLPDSIQGKIYHNLAICYTNKNRVKELENLKKSFELSKKLLIENKDIEGYNISSAAYLKIIGIKYKRYEEADFLFKNILNQEFNKSVNRYNEYLYSTYLLYCNDIGLSVEFDMTAKKLEEFYLSNISSYISELSLLYNRQGFYLFKRGRYTEALNYYQKALSITKPIVSYRNFRPESCKQIARIYKDLDNKKLSIQYAKQSIAETKIKKAKTLYNSYASIAFLFASLDEIYLAKEYLDTAVVLAREKDQYLKSNSFNNQAAWTYLTLKDYDKSIEFFEQLDNILKNNDNYAPYEYWDNTNDMALAYLGKKDYLRVVQLLKDIYQQVNVKYVNEIQQKNSSRVSRLFKRVNLNLGKAYYGIYEQTQKSDYLQKAIEHLEQADQSIETLKSQLSFDTDRLATGDLYAEYIELAVKINLDLYNTSNQNIYLKKAFEFVQKGKSYSLLLGLNDKQIKVKAGIPDSLIQKENYLKGRLSFYQNELDHLKLSADPNADDLQYLMNNRDRFLKNLDSLNLIISTNYPRYYQLKYEPQLTDVEEVQEKLGPNQVLIDYFLSDNRLIQFVISKGDFKYNEVEIGELFYDDLDSVIKEITTPFIADGNSVDRIRNFARSSYHLYSKLIGTIKENIEGKDLIIIPHAELAYLSFESLLTDEVSQQKPDMRNYPWLVNSFNISYEYNAAILSCYSEQKRSFNKVYSFAPEYYGDESMKDSILVNIRQAINDYLMPLASAKKEIETISQIFDSEVYEGRDASKTNFLNNAYSGNIMHLAMHSLNDELLPLNSQLVFSAINDSNEVLKAYELYNYDLNSPMVVLSSCSTGRGRRKTGEGLISLARAFKFTGVETQVFTLWAVHDESGAKLTELFYSQLKDAMFKDEALRKAKIEFIKTSDAIKAHPYYWANYVITGNVSPVEQKNSSYLYYLLLIIPLSLIVIFIRSKRNK
- a CDS encoding HlyD family efflux transporter periplasmic adaptor subunit codes for the protein MPQTTIWKNNKYILFSRFYYKGIIIYWLLLLLFIATIIALPLIKVDVSTQSRGIINTVNKLSPISTGVTARVIYLNVFENKTVSSGDTLIIMEQTGINSEIIIAKDQIQIFETYLSDLEKLVKFEGLNLTTPLYQQEQADFINGITKLKRSISKKQLEYERTKQLFYDDVLPISTLQEDSFQLKSAEDELLVFKTNTLAKWELDKKNYTLNIQDLQIKIENLLQQKNQYFITAPFDGNIISFNGIAEGSIVNENDIICMLSPEDDLLAECYISPSDIGLISNGMQVRIQVDSYNYNQWGLMDGTVVSIAHDVTEKNGQFVYVVKSKMHSDHLILSNGLKGYLKKGMSITGRFIVTQRSLFQLLFDNVNDWLNPRIIHPKDNNEY
- a CDS encoding peptidase domain-containing ABC transporter; its protein translation is MSIKVQQFDHADCGAACLASVASFYNLKLRLWKIRELAGTNISGTSAYGLLKAAENIGFEAKGIQIEKDDLQEIPLPAIAHLKLPEGGHHFVVIYKVGKKKIRIMDPAEGRLIKMPISKFLEKWTGICILLLPSLDFKSGTHKESPAQKLWKLIRPHSHIFVQSGIGALAFSTLGISTAIYIQKLTDFVLVGHNKNLLNLMGILMLIIIGVQLILGMLQSWFVLRVGQNIDSTLITGYYKHLLKLPQRFFDSMRVGELISRINDAIKIRTFINQVAVEATVDVLIILIAFLVMAFINWKLSLLALLVIPVYFVVFFLTNKANRKIERDKMKKTAKLEIQLVESLKAGKTIKQMGAEDYFINKTETRLMEVLEEVYKSGKIEILSSYNLIGINRLITILILWTGALSVINQQLTPGQLMSFFAITSFFTGPVSRLIGMNKTVQGAIIATDRLFEILDLERETEGRDENTSEEKLTIGDIKFQDVHFQYTLEQDLFKNLTFTIKKGSITALVGDSGSGKSTIGYLLQGLYPVSSGHITLGHEDITQVNLTRLRKTVGIVPQNIELFAGNLIENIALGDYKPNIKRIHEIIDLLKLDDIIEALPEGLNTWLGENANQLSGGQRQRLAIARMLYLNPEIYVFDEATSFLDDRTEQGIKNLITVLKHQGKTIIMVAHRMSTINIAEQIIVFEKGRIIESGTYEELLQVNGRFFEMVQHHRKS
- a CDS encoding MATE family efflux transporter, which codes for MKLKNRYNQHYWPNAKLATPIILAQAGQMLVNLADTLMVGQVGTTPLAAASFANSIFINILYLGVGISFALTPLVGKAFGARNNQECAFWLKQGLWANLIIGGILTLIAGSFYFALPYLGQEGSVWKEAGPYYILMVLSIIPLQFFNTYKQFTEGLSNTKIAMVITIGGNILNVILNFIFIYGYFGMPALGLFGAGIGTLVSRIAMSLSFALILPKIKRFKNYIKTDHNPISLIAFKKIIKLGIPIGLQFVIEIFAFSLGSIMMGWINAESLAAHQIVLSLASLTYMMSSGLASATTIKVSIFRGKKLFNEIKNTAFASLHLVIMFMSFTGLLFFTLRYLLPSLFVNDQEVIILASSLMMIAAFFQIFDGIQVVSLGILRGLEDVVAPVVGAGIAYLLLSVPTGYLVTFIFDFGPVGIWIGYLVGLSSAGTFLLLRFRMLYRRNYE
- a CDS encoding 2-phosphosulfolactate phosphatase — translated: MNKTYIDVINTAQEVTFEKVQGKTVVVIDVLRATSVMTTAIQNNAEQIIPVLTPEEAFKIKEKIGDKAVLGGERHAELIPGFDYGNSPLSYTSEVIEGKSLIITTTNGTLAIRNALAADELLIASFLNAQAIVNHLRNTEDIILICSGNNGVYTLEDNLCAGYIISLFENELINFQLSDSALSSFNLYSSTQNDVHKLASKGHHYNVLKNKNFDKDLKECFTKSKYNVVPKWDGKSIIKAV
- the mutS gene encoding DNA mismatch repair protein MutS: MKQYYSIKDKYPDAILLFRVGDFYETFSEDAIKASEILGITLTRRANGSASYVELAGFPHHALDTYLPKLVRAGQRVAVCDQLEDPKATKTIVKRGVTELVTPGVAINDNILEHKENNFLASVHFDKKVAGVAFLDISTGEFLTSEGSFEYVEKLLGNFKPKEVLYEKGKRAIFEEAFGPKYYTYAFDDWAFAPDSAHDRLLKHFETNSLKGFGVHNLSYGITAAGAIMHYLDLTQHHKVQHITTLGRIDEDKYVWLDKFTIRNLELFSSLNEGGRSLTDVIDHTISPMGSRMLKRWVALPLKDVKPINDRLSVVEYFFKEPELKDSIMDALHSIGDLERLVAKVAAGRITPRELIQLKMALFAIDPIKEGCLSSSNEHLKHIGDQLNGCATIRERIHREIQAEPPALLSKGGVIQEGVSVELDDLRKIAYSGKDYLANLQQRLSEETNIPSIKIAFNNVFGYYIEVRNTHKDKVPQEWIRKQTLVSAERYITEELKEYESKILGAEEKILAIETRLYNDLIVAVSEFITVIQLNAMLLSKIDVMVAFNNLAGESKLIRPVVNDSLELTIKAGRHPVIEKQLPIGESYVPNDVYLNNDTQQIIIITGPNMAGKSALLRQTALITLMAQIGCYVPAEAASIGVVDKIFTRVGASDNISLGESTFMVEMNEAASILNNLTKRSLVLFDELGRGTSTYDGISIAWSIVEYIHENKKSGAKTLFATHYHELNEMAKTHKRCKNYNVSVKEVDNKVIFLRKLVPGGSNHSFGIHVARMAGMPKSVVKRANSILSDLEKSNRKGDLSKPMNDISNHREGMQLSFFQLDDPVLKQIRDEIADLDVNNLTPVEALNKLNEIKKWIGVS